The Streptomyces sp. B3I8 nucleotide sequence GGTTGCTCAGGAGCCAGGTGAGGCTGTTGTCGGTGGTCTCCATGACGGGCGGGACGGGATCGGACCGCTGGCGGTCTCCCGGCCCGTTCCTCCAATCGAACGGGGTGCGGCGGTTCGGTGCGGGTGCTGCCGTGCCCGGTGGCGCGGCGGGCCGGTGGGCTGGTGGGCTGGGCGTCGGCCGGTGGGCGGGCCGGTGGGCTAGGCGTCGGCCCCGGGATCCGTCCCGGATCCCGGTCCGGATCCCGGTCCGGGATCCGGGACGGCATCAGGTCCGGGGCCCGTTTGGGGCCCTGAGCGGCCGGGGGCCGCGCCGGGAGTGCTGCCTCCCGCGCGGCGGCCGTGGTGGTAGGCGCCGAACCGGCTGCCCGCGTTGCGGGCCGGTCCGGCGGCGTCGGACGGGGGCGGGGCCGATCCGGTGCCCGGCTGCGGCCGTCCGCGTTCCGCGGCGGCCATGGTGTGTCCCGGAGCCCGGACCGGCAGCCCGTTCGGCGTGGCGGTCCCCCGTCCGCGGGCCGGGACGCCGGGCGGCGGCACCCGGTCCCCGCGCGGGGCGACGTCGGCCGGCGCGAACATCTGCCCCTCCTGCGGGACCTCCCCGCTGCCGGACACCGCCGGCGCGGGGGACGCGGAGGGTGCGGCAGCGGCCGGGACCTGTGCGGTGCTGCCCGGGAGGCCGGCGGCGGCCGGTTCCCGCTGCTGGGCCACCAGCTGGGGCGGCAGCAGGACGACGACGCCGGTACCGCCGCGCGAGGACGGCCGGTAGCTGACACTGATGCCGTACTTGGCGGCGAGCCGTCCCACGACGCCGAGCCCGAGGCGCGTGCCCTGGAGCGCGGCGAGGTCGGTGACCTGGCCCGAGACCGACTCCTGCGCGCGGCGCATGGCGGCGTCGGACATCTTCAGCCCGCTGTCCTCGATGGTCACCACGAGGCCGGCGCTGCGCTCCTCCACATACACATGGACCTCGTCGATGGGCGGCGAGAAGTTGGCGGCGTTGTCCATGAGTTCGGCCAGCAGGTGCATCACGCCCTCGGCCGCGAAACCGGCCAGGGCGGCACGGCTGGAGTTGTGCAGCCGTACCCGGCGGTAGGCGGCGATGCGGCCCACCGCGCCGCGCAGGATGCTCTCCATGACGATCGGCTTGTTCCAGACCCGGCTGGACCGCCCGCCCATCAGCAGCGCCAGCCGGTCGGTCATGAGACCGAGCTGGGAGGTGCTGTGGTCCAGGCGCAGCAGGTCGCCGAAGACGTCCGCGCCGTGCCGGTCCTGCATCTCCCGCAGGTCGGCGAGCATGCTGACGGTCTTGGCCTGTACCCGGCTGAGTGCCTTCGCCGACGCCGCCTGCGCGGCGGCCGAGCGGCGTTCGCTGTGGGCGAGTTCCCGGACGAACGTTTCGGCGGGAGCACGCAGCGACGTCTTCGACGGCCGGGCGAGCTGGGCGAGAACGGTCTCGGCCGAGCTGCCCTCGCGCAGGAGGGCCACCGCCGCGGGCAGGATCTCCCGGGTGAGGTGCTGGAGTTCGGTGTCCCACCGCTCCAGCTCACGCCGGGCCCCGTCCAGTTCCGCACGCGCCCCGGCCGCCTCCCGCACCGCCGCGCCGACTTCACCGGCGAACACCTGCAGCAGGCGCCGCAGATAGGGGTCGCCAGGGGCGGGGACACCGGCCAGGGCCTGCTCCGCACTGGCTCCGTCCTTCAGCTGCCGCACGACCGAGCCCAGAGTCGTGCCGGCCAGCTGGTCCGTCTCGGCCCCGTGCCGCATCCAGTCCTTCTTGGTCCTCTCCAGCTCGTCGCTGCGGGACCGGGCCAGGCGGGAGAACCTGCGCAGCCGCACGGAGAAGGCGACGGTGAGGGCCGCCACGCACAGCCAGGCCACGGCCGCCGTGCCGGCGGCCCAGGCACGGGCCGCGTCCGGGGCGGCGACGGCCACCGCCGCGGCACCCGCGGCCGTCCCGGCCAGCACCGCGGGGA carries:
- a CDS encoding ATP-binding protein, translating into MPVPARPRPPRSEPGGRAPAAVVPAVLAGTAAGAAAVAVAAPDAARAWAAGTAAVAWLCVAALTVAFSVRLRRFSRLARSRSDELERTKKDWMRHGAETDQLAGTTLGSVVRQLKDGASAEQALAGVPAPGDPYLRRLLQVFAGEVGAAVREAAGARAELDGARRELERWDTELQHLTREILPAAVALLREGSSAETVLAQLARPSKTSLRAPAETFVRELAHSERRSAAAQAASAKALSRVQAKTVSMLADLREMQDRHGADVFGDLLRLDHSTSQLGLMTDRLALLMGGRSSRVWNKPIVMESILRGAVGRIAAYRRVRLHNSSRAALAGFAAEGVMHLLAELMDNAANFSPPIDEVHVYVEERSAGLVVTIEDSGLKMSDAAMRRAQESVSGQVTDLAALQGTRLGLGVVGRLAAKYGISVSYRPSSRGGTGVVVLLPPQLVAQQREPAAAGLPGSTAQVPAAAAPSASPAPAVSGSGEVPQEGQMFAPADVAPRGDRVPPPGVPARGRGTATPNGLPVRAPGHTMAAAERGRPQPGTGSAPPPSDAAGPARNAGSRFGAYHHGRRAGGSTPGAAPGRSGPQTGPGPDAVPDPGPGSGPGSGTDPGADA